Proteins from a single region of Streptomyces sp. Tu 3180:
- a CDS encoding polyribonucleotide nucleotidyltransferase: protein MENETHYAEAVIDNGSFGTRTIRFETGRLARQAAGSAVAYLDDDTMVLSATTASKNPKDQLDFFPLTVDVEERMYAAGKIPGSFFRREGRPSEDAILTCRLIDRPLRPSFKKGLRNEIQVVATIMALNPDHLYDVVAINAASASTQLAGLPFSGPIGGVRVALINGQWVAFPTHTELEDAVFDMVVAGRTLEDGDVAIMMVEAEATEKTVKLVEGGAEAPTEEVVAAGLEAAKPFIKVLCRAQADLAAKAAKPTAEFPIFLDYQDDVLEALTAAVKPELAQALTIAGKQEREAELDRVKALAAEKLLPEFEGREKEISAAYRSLTKTLVRERVIKEKKRIDGRGVTDIRTLAAEVEAIPRVHGSALFERGETQILGVTTLNMLRMEQQLDTLSPVTRKRYMHNYNFPPYSTGETGRVGSPKRREIGHGALAERALIPVLPTREEFPYAIRQVSEALGSNGSTSMGSVCASTMSLLNAGVPLKAPVAGIAMGLISQEIEGETHYVTLTDILGAEDAFGDMDFKVAGTKEFVTALQLDTKLDGIPASVLAAALKQARDARLHILDVMMEAIDTPDEMSPNAPRIITVKIPVDKIGEVIGPKGKMINQIQEDTGAEITIEDDGTIYIGAADGPSAEAARTTINGIANPTMPEVGERYLGTVVKTTTFGAFVSLLPGKDGLLHISQIRKLAGGKRVENVEDVLGVGQKVQVEIAEIDSRGKLSLVPVIEGEEDSSDEKKDDADQ, encoded by the coding sequence GTGGAGAACGAGACCCACTACGCCGAGGCCGTCATCGACAACGGCTCCTTCGGCACCCGCACCATCCGCTTCGAGACCGGCCGCCTCGCCAGGCAGGCGGCGGGTTCCGCCGTGGCCTACCTGGACGACGACACCATGGTGCTGTCGGCGACCACCGCCTCCAAGAACCCCAAGGACCAGCTCGACTTCTTCCCGCTCACGGTGGACGTCGAGGAGCGGATGTACGCGGCCGGCAAGATCCCCGGCTCCTTCTTCCGCCGCGAGGGCCGGCCCTCCGAGGACGCGATCCTCACCTGCCGCCTCATCGACCGCCCGCTGCGCCCGTCCTTCAAGAAGGGCCTGCGCAACGAGATCCAGGTCGTCGCCACGATCATGGCGCTCAACCCCGACCACCTGTACGACGTCGTGGCGATCAACGCCGCCTCCGCGTCCACGCAGCTGGCCGGCCTGCCCTTCTCCGGCCCGATCGGCGGCGTCCGCGTCGCGCTGATCAACGGCCAGTGGGTGGCGTTCCCGACGCACACCGAGCTCGAGGACGCCGTCTTCGACATGGTCGTCGCGGGCCGCACCCTGGAGGACGGCGACGTCGCGATCATGATGGTCGAGGCCGAGGCCACCGAGAAGACCGTCAAGCTGGTCGAGGGCGGCGCCGAGGCGCCCACCGAGGAGGTCGTCGCCGCCGGTCTGGAGGCCGCGAAGCCCTTCATCAAGGTGCTCTGCCGGGCCCAGGCCGACCTCGCCGCGAAGGCCGCCAAGCCGACCGCCGAGTTCCCGATCTTCCTGGACTACCAGGACGACGTCCTCGAGGCGCTGACCGCCGCCGTCAAGCCCGAGCTCGCCCAGGCGCTCACCATCGCCGGCAAGCAGGAGCGCGAGGCCGAGCTGGACCGCGTCAAGGCCCTCGCCGCCGAGAAGCTCCTGCCGGAGTTCGAGGGCCGCGAGAAGGAGATCTCCGCCGCGTACCGCTCGCTGACCAAGACCCTGGTCCGCGAGCGCGTCATCAAGGAGAAGAAGCGCATCGACGGCCGCGGTGTCACCGACATCCGCACCCTGGCCGCCGAGGTCGAGGCCATCCCGCGGGTGCACGGCTCGGCGCTGTTCGAGCGTGGCGAGACCCAGATCCTGGGCGTCACCACCCTCAACATGCTCCGCATGGAGCAGCAGCTGGACACCCTCTCCCCGGTGACCCGCAAGCGCTACATGCACAACTACAACTTCCCGCCGTACTCCACCGGTGAGACCGGCCGCGTCGGCTCCCCGAAGCGCCGCGAGATCGGCCACGGCGCCCTCGCCGAGCGCGCCCTGATCCCGGTCCTGCCGACGCGCGAGGAGTTCCCCTACGCGATCCGTCAGGTGTCCGAGGCCCTCGGCTCCAACGGCTCGACGTCCATGGGCTCGGTCTGCGCCTCCACCATGTCGCTGCTGAACGCCGGTGTGCCGCTGAAGGCCCCGGTCGCCGGTATCGCCATGGGCCTGATCTCCCAGGAGATCGAGGGCGAGACGCACTACGTCACCCTCACCGACATCCTCGGTGCGGAGGACGCCTTCGGCGACATGGACTTCAAGGTCGCCGGCACCAAGGAGTTCGTGACCGCCCTCCAGCTCGACACCAAGCTGGACGGCATCCCGGCCTCCGTCCTGGCCGCCGCCCTGAAGCAGGCCCGTGACGCCCGCCTCCACATCCTCGACGTGATGATGGAAGCGATCGACACGCCGGACGAGATGTCCCCCAACGCGCCGCGGATCATCACCGTGAAGATCCCGGTCGACAAGATCGGCGAGGTCATCGGCCCCAAGGGCAAGATGATCAACCAGATCCAGGAGGACACCGGCGCCGAGATCACCATCGAGGACGACGGCACCATCTACATCGGTGCCGCCGACGGCCCGTCCGCCGAGGCCGCCCGCACCACGATCAACGGCATCGCCAACCCGACGATGCCCGAGGTCGGCGAGCGCTACCTGGGCACGGTCGTGAAGACGACGACGTTCGGCGCCTTCGTCTCCCTCCTCCCCGGCAAGGACGGCCTGCTGCACATCTCGCAGATCCGCAAGCTGGCCGGCGGCAAGCGCGTGGAGAACGTCGAGGACGTCCTCGGCGTGGGCCAGAAGGTCCAGGTCGAGATCGCCGAGATCGACTCCCGCGGCAAGCTCTCCCTCGTCCCGGTGATCGAGGGCGAGGAAGACTCCTCCGACGAGAAGAAGGACGACGCCGACCAGTGA
- a CDS encoding pitrilysin family protein — protein MTSRGSKATARTSPEARAVARTQTLIKGENGIGTVRKTTLPGGLRIVTETLPSVRSATFGIWAHVGSRDETPALNGATHYLEHLLFKGTARRSALDISSAIDAVGGEMNAFTAKEYTCYYARVLDTDLPLAIDVVCDMLTGSVIREEDVDVERGAILEEIAMTEDDPGDCVHDLFARTMFGDNPLGRPVLGTVDTVNALTADRIRRFYRKHYDPTHLVVACAGNVDHGKVVRQVRAAFEKAGALKDPDAQPIAPRGGLRTLRTAGRVELVDRRTEQAHVVLGMPGVARTDERRWALGVLNTALGGGMSSRLFQEVREKRGLAYSVYSYTSGFADCGLFGVYAGCRPSQVHDVLKICRDELDHVAEHGLPDDEMERAIGQLQGSTVLGLEDTGALMNRIGKSELCWGEQMSVDDMLARIASVTPDDVRSVAREVLGRRPSLSVIGPLKDKQASRLHDAVA, from the coding sequence GTGACGTCCCGTGGCTCCAAGGCGACGGCCCGCACCTCCCCGGAGGCGCGGGCCGTCGCCCGTACCCAAACCCTGATCAAGGGCGAGAACGGCATCGGCACCGTTCGCAAGACCACCCTCCCCGGGGGCCTGCGCATCGTCACCGAGACCCTGCCCTCGGTCCGCTCGGCGACCTTCGGCATCTGGGCGCACGTCGGCTCCCGCGACGAGACCCCGGCCCTGAACGGCGCCACCCACTACCTGGAGCACCTGCTCTTCAAGGGCACCGCCCGCAGGTCTGCCCTGGACATCTCCTCCGCCATCGACGCCGTCGGCGGCGAGATGAACGCGTTCACGGCCAAGGAGTACACGTGCTACTACGCGCGGGTGCTCGACACGGACCTGCCGCTCGCCATCGACGTGGTCTGCGACATGCTCACCGGCTCGGTGATCCGCGAGGAGGACGTCGACGTCGAGCGCGGCGCCATCCTCGAAGAGATCGCGATGACCGAGGACGACCCGGGCGACTGCGTGCACGACCTGTTCGCGCGCACCATGTTCGGCGACAACCCCCTCGGCCGCCCGGTCCTCGGCACGGTCGACACGGTCAACGCCCTCACCGCCGACCGCATCCGCCGCTTCTACAGGAAGCACTACGACCCCACCCACCTCGTGGTCGCCTGCGCCGGCAACGTCGACCACGGCAAGGTCGTGCGCCAGGTCCGCGCCGCCTTCGAGAAGGCCGGTGCCCTCAAGGACCCCGACGCCCAGCCGATCGCCCCGCGCGGCGGCCTGCGCACCCTGCGCACCGCGGGCCGCGTCGAACTCGTCGACCGCAGGACGGAACAGGCGCACGTCGTCCTCGGCATGCCGGGCGTGGCCCGCACCGACGAGCGGCGCTGGGCCCTCGGCGTGCTGAACACCGCCCTCGGCGGTGGCATGTCCTCCCGCCTGTTCCAGGAGGTCCGGGAGAAGCGGGGCCTCGCCTACAGCGTGTACTCCTACACCTCCGGCTTCGCCGACTGCGGCCTGTTCGGTGTGTACGCGGGCTGCAGGCCGTCGCAGGTCCACGACGTGCTGAAGATCTGCCGCGACGAACTCGACCACGTGGCCGAGCACGGACTCCCCGACGACGAGATGGAGCGCGCCATCGGCCAGCTCCAGGGCTCCACGGTCCTCGGCCTCGAGGACACCGGCGCGCTGATGAACCGTATCGGCAAGAGCGAACTGTGCTGGGGCGAGCAGATGTCGGTCGACGACATGCTGGCCCGGATAGCCTCGGTCACACCGGACGACGTCCGCTCGGTCGCCCGCGAGGTCCTGGGACGGCGGCCCTCCCTGTCGGTCATCGGCCCGCTCAAGGACAAGCAGGCGTCCCGGCTGCACGACGCCGTCGCCTGA
- the thyX gene encoding FAD-dependent thymidylate synthase — protein sequence MTDAPADDLKPDFRSDVTVELVKHTASDADVLFAARVSTVGEQSLDELNKDPERSKGLINYLMRDRHGSPFEHNSMTFFISAPIFVFREFMRHRVGWSYNEESGRYRELQPVFYVPDASRKLVQEGRPGKYRFVEGTGAQQELVGRVMEDSYRQAYEAYQEMLAAGVAREVARAVLPVGLYSSMYATCNARSLMHFLGLRTQHELAKVPSFPQREIEMVGEKMEAEWARLMPLTYAAFNANGRVAP from the coding sequence GTGACCGACGCCCCCGCCGACGACCTCAAGCCCGACTTCCGCAGCGACGTGACCGTCGAGCTGGTCAAGCACACCGCGTCCGACGCCGACGTGCTGTTCGCCGCCCGCGTCTCGACCGTCGGCGAGCAGTCCCTGGACGAGCTCAACAAGGACCCCGAGCGTTCCAAGGGCCTGATCAACTACCTGATGCGGGACCGCCACGGCAGCCCCTTCGAGCACAACTCGATGACCTTCTTCATCAGCGCCCCGATCTTCGTCTTCCGCGAGTTCATGCGGCACCGCGTGGGCTGGTCGTACAACGAGGAGTCGGGCCGCTACCGCGAGCTCCAGCCGGTCTTCTACGTCCCGGACGCGTCCCGCAAGCTGGTCCAGGAGGGCCGCCCCGGCAAGTACCGCTTCGTCGAGGGCACCGGGGCCCAGCAGGAGCTGGTGGGCCGCGTCATGGAGGACTCCTACCGGCAGGCGTACGAGGCGTACCAGGAGATGCTCGCCGCCGGCGTCGCCCGCGAGGTCGCCCGCGCGGTGCTCCCCGTCGGCCTGTACTCCTCGATGTACGCCACCTGCAACGCCCGCTCGCTGATGCACTTCCTCGGACTGCGCACCCAGCACGAACTGGCGAAGGTCCCGTCCTTCCCGCAGCGGGAGATCGAGATGGTCGGCGAGAAGATGGAGGCCGAGTGGGCCCGGCTCATGCCGCTCACCTACGCCGCCTTCAACGCCAACGGCCGGGTGGCGCCGTGA
- the rpsO gene encoding 30S ribosomal protein S15, with translation MSLDAATKKQIISEFGTKEGDTGSPEVQVALLSRRISDLTEHLKTHKHDHHSRRGLLILVGQRRRLLQYLAKKDIQRFRALVDRLGIRRGAAGAK, from the coding sequence GTGTCGCTCGACGCCGCCACGAAGAAGCAGATCATCTCCGAGTTCGGTACCAAGGAGGGTGACACCGGCTCCCCCGAGGTCCAGGTCGCTCTGCTCTCCCGTCGGATCTCCGACCTGACGGAGCACCTCAAGACCCACAAGCACGACCACCACTCCCGCCGCGGTCTGCTGATCCTGGTCGGTCAGCGCCGCCGGCTGCTGCAGTACCTCGCCAAGAAGGACATCCAGCGCTTCCGTGCGCTGGTCGACCGCCTCGGCATCCGCCGCGGTGCGGCGGGCGCCAAGTAA
- the dapA gene encoding 4-hydroxy-tetrahydrodipicolinate synthase — MAPTSTPQTPFGRVLTAMVTPFTADGALDLDGAQRLATHLVDAGNDGLIINGTTGESPTTSDAEKSDLVRAVLEAVGDRAHVVAGVGTNDTHHSIELARAAERAGAHGLLVVTPYYNKPPQEGLYRHFTAVADATGLPVMLYDIPGRSGVPINTETLVRLAEHPRIVANKDAKGDLGRASWAIARSGLAWYSGDDMLNLPLLSVGAVGFVSVVGHLVTPELCALVEAYTSGDVQKATEIHQKLLPVYTGMFRTQGVMTTKAALTLKGLPAGPLRAPMVECAPEEVEQLKIDLAAGGVQLQ, encoded by the coding sequence ATGGCTCCGACCTCCACTCCGCAGACCCCCTTCGGGCGGGTCCTCACCGCCATGGTCACGCCCTTCACGGCGGACGGCGCACTCGACCTCGACGGCGCACAGCGGCTCGCCACCCACCTGGTGGACGCAGGCAACGACGGCCTGATCATCAACGGCACCACCGGCGAGTCCCCGACCACCAGCGACGCGGAGAAATCGGATCTCGTACGAGCGGTCCTGGAGGCGGTCGGCGACCGCGCCCACGTCGTGGCCGGAGTCGGCACCAACGACACCCACCACAGCATCGAGCTGGCCCGCGCCGCCGAGCGCGCCGGCGCGCACGGCCTGCTGGTCGTCACCCCGTACTACAACAAGCCCCCGCAGGAGGGCCTCTACCGGCACTTCACGGCCGTCGCCGACGCCACCGGGCTGCCGGTCATGCTCTACGACATCCCCGGCCGCAGCGGCGTCCCGATCAACACCGAGACGCTCGTCCGCCTCGCCGAGCACCCCCGGATCGTCGCCAACAAGGACGCCAAGGGCGACCTCGGCCGCGCGAGCTGGGCCATCGCCCGCTCCGGCCTCGCCTGGTACTCCGGCGACGACATGCTGAACCTCCCCCTGCTCTCCGTGGGCGCCGTCGGCTTCGTCTCGGTCGTCGGCCACCTCGTCACCCCTGAGCTGTGCGCCCTGGTCGAGGCGTACACCTCGGGCGACGTCCAGAAGGCCACCGAGATCCACCAGAAGCTGCTCCCGGTCTACACCGGCATGTTCCGCACCCAGGGCGTGATGACCACCAAGGCGGCGCTCACCCTCAAGGGCCTGCCCGCCGGGCCCCTGCGCGCCCCCATGGTCGAGTGCGCGCCGGAAGAGGTCGAGCAGCTCAAGATCGATCTTGCCGCCGGCGGGGTACAGCTCCAGTAA
- a CDS encoding ribonuclease J gives MSHPHPELGPPPALPEGGLRVTPLGGLGEIGRNMTVFEYGGRLLIVDCGVLFPEEEQPGIDLILPDFSSIRDRLDDIEGIVLTHGHEDHIGGVPFLLREKPDIPLIGSKLTLALIEAKLQEHRIRPYTLEVAEGQRERIGPFDCEFIAVNHSIPDALAVAIRTPAGMAVHTGDFKMDQLPLDNRLTDLHAFARLSEEGIDLLLTDSTNAEVPGFTPHERDISNVLRQVFAGARKRIIVASFASHVHRIQQILDAAYEYGRRVAFVGRSMVRNMGIARDLGYLRVPPGLVVDVKTLDDLPDSEVVLVCTGSQGEPMAALSRMANRDHQIRIVEGDTVILASSLIPGNENAVYRVINGLTRWGANVVHKGNAKVHVSGHASAGELLYFYNICRPKNLMPVHGEWRHLRANAELGAMTGVPHDRIVIAEDGVVVDLVEGKAKISGKVQAGYVYVDGLSVGDVGEPALKDRKILGDEGIISVFVVIDSSTGKITGGPHLQARGSGIEDSAFGGVIPKITEVLERSAQDGVVEPHQLQQLIRRTLGKWVSDTYRRRPMILPVVVEV, from the coding sequence TTGAGTCATCCGCATCCTGAACTCGGCCCGCCCCCTGCGCTGCCCGAAGGCGGCCTGCGGGTCACCCCGCTCGGTGGCCTCGGCGAGATCGGCCGCAACATGACGGTCTTCGAGTACGGCGGCCGCCTGCTGATCGTCGACTGCGGAGTGCTCTTCCCCGAGGAGGAGCAGCCCGGAATCGACCTGATCCTGCCGGACTTCTCGTCCATCCGGGACCGTCTCGACGACATCGAGGGCATCGTCCTCACCCACGGCCACGAGGACCACATCGGCGGCGTCCCCTTCCTCCTCCGCGAGAAGCCGGACATCCCGCTGATCGGCTCCAAGCTGACCCTCGCCCTCATCGAGGCGAAGCTCCAGGAGCACCGCATCCGCCCGTACACCCTGGAGGTGGCGGAAGGACAGCGCGAGCGCATCGGCCCCTTCGACTGCGAGTTCATCGCGGTCAACCACTCCATCCCCGACGCGCTCGCCGTGGCGATCCGTACCCCCGCCGGCATGGCCGTCCACACCGGCGACTTCAAGATGGACCAGCTCCCGCTGGACAACCGCCTCACGGACCTCCACGCATTCGCCCGGCTCAGCGAGGAGGGCATCGACCTCCTCCTCACCGACTCCACGAACGCCGAGGTCCCCGGGTTCACCCCGCACGAGCGCGACATCTCCAACGTGCTGCGCCAGGTCTTCGCCGGCGCCCGCAAGCGGATCATCGTGGCCAGCTTCGCCAGCCACGTCCACCGCATCCAGCAGATCCTGGACGCGGCGTACGAGTACGGCCGCCGGGTCGCCTTCGTCGGCCGCTCCATGGTCCGCAACATGGGCATCGCCCGCGACCTCGGCTACCTCAGGGTCCCGCCGGGCCTGGTCGTGGACGTCAAGACCCTCGACGACCTCCCCGACAGCGAGGTGGTCCTCGTCTGCACGGGCTCCCAGGGCGAGCCGATGGCGGCCCTGTCCCGCATGGCCAACCGCGACCACCAGATCCGCATCGTCGAGGGCGACACCGTGATCCTGGCGTCGTCGCTCATCCCCGGCAACGAGAACGCGGTGTACCGCGTGATCAACGGCCTGACCCGCTGGGGTGCCAACGTCGTCCACAAGGGCAACGCCAAGGTGCACGTCTCCGGTCACGCCTCCGCGGGCGAGTTGCTGTACTTCTACAACATCTGCCGCCCGAAGAACCTGATGCCGGTGCACGGCGAGTGGCGCCACCTGCGGGCCAACGCGGAACTGGGCGCCATGACCGGCGTCCCGCACGACCGCATCGTCATCGCCGAGGACGGCGTGGTCGTCGACCTCGTCGAGGGCAAGGCGAAGATTTCGGGCAAGGTCCAGGCGGGATACGTCTACGTCGACGGCCTCTCCGTCGGCGACGTCGGCGAGCCGGCCCTGAAGGACCGCAAGATCCTCGGCGACGAGGGCATCATCTCGGTCTTCGTGGTCATCGACTCGTCCACCGGCAAGATCACGGGCGGTCCGCACCTCCAGGCCCGCGGCTCCGGCATCGAGGACTCCGCCTTCGGCGGGGTGATCCCGAAGATCACGGAGGTGCTGGAGCGTTCGGCCCAGGACGGCGTCGTCGAACCCCACCAGCTGCAGCAGCTCATCCGCAGGACGCTGGGCAAGTGGGTCTCCGACACGTACCGGCGCCGGCCGATGATCCTGCCCGTGGTGGTGGAGGTCTGA
- a CDS encoding PH domain-containing protein, giving the protein MPLPFLTADRAFDTADDVALPYDDRDRWRRPYRPGPWRVGAAALLLLLASFVLFAGMAITVTATLSSAGAVFAIALVVVGCALRMLRMGVWVSARGLRRVAFLGTRTTPWEQVVSVRTVQQPVRWLGLPRTVQGQALLLVRRGRAADAPPPLLTSHNADFLGRDPLAFDRAADSVEVWADEYRQS; this is encoded by the coding sequence GTGCCCCTGCCCTTCCTGACGGCCGACCGCGCGTTCGACACGGCGGACGACGTCGCTCTGCCGTACGACGACCGTGACCGCTGGCGGCGCCCGTACCGTCCCGGGCCGTGGCGGGTGGGTGCGGCGGCGCTTCTGCTGCTGCTCGCCTCGTTCGTGCTGTTCGCGGGGATGGCCATCACGGTGACGGCGACGCTGTCGTCCGCCGGGGCCGTGTTCGCCATCGCGCTGGTCGTCGTCGGCTGCGCGCTGAGGATGCTGCGCATGGGCGTCTGGGTGAGCGCGCGGGGCCTGCGTCGCGTGGCCTTCCTCGGCACGCGTACGACGCCCTGGGAGCAGGTGGTCTCCGTGCGCACGGTGCAGCAGCCGGTGCGCTGGCTGGGGCTGCCGCGCACGGTGCAGGGGCAGGCGCTGCTCCTCGTCCGGCGGGGACGGGCCGCGGATGCCCCGCCGCCGCTGCTGACCTCGCACAACGCGGACTTCCTGGGGCGGGATCCGCTGGCCTTCGACCGGGCGGCCGACTCCGTGGAGGTCTGGGCCGACGAGTACCGGCAAAGCTGA
- a CDS encoding DUF397 domain-containing protein encodes MAETAEEIKARKEREKNELYALDISGVEWHSAPGTEEHEERVEIARLPGGAVAMRSSLDPDTVLRYTEAEWRAFVLGARDGEFDLEPAPAGEGAVPASE; translated from the coding sequence ATGGCGGAGACGGCTGAGGAGATCAAGGCGCGCAAGGAGCGGGAGAAGAACGAGCTCTACGCCCTCGACATCTCCGGCGTGGAGTGGCACAGCGCGCCGGGCACCGAGGAGCACGAGGAGCGGGTCGAGATCGCCCGTCTGCCCGGCGGCGCCGTGGCCATGCGCTCCTCCCTCGACCCGGACACCGTGCTGCGGTACACGGAGGCGGAGTGGCGGGCCTTCGTGCTGGGCGCGCGGGACGGGGAGTTCGACCTGGAGCCGGCGCCGGCCGGCGAAGGGGCGGTTCCGGCCTCCGAGTGA
- the dapB gene encoding 4-hydroxy-tetrahydrodipicolinate reductase, with product MSKLRVAVLGAKGRIGSEAVRAVEAAEDMELVAALGRGDKLETLAENGAQVAVELTTPASVMGNLDFCVRHGIHAVVGTTGWTDERLAQLRGWLDQSPETGVLIAPNFSIGAVLTMKFAQIAAPYFESVEVVELHHPNKVDAPSGTATRTAQLIAEARRRAGSAPAPDATVTALDGARGADVDGIPVHAVRLRGLLAHQEVLLGGEGETLTVRHDSLHHSSFMPGILLGARRVVTTPGLTFGLEHFLDLN from the coding sequence ATGAGCAAGCTGCGCGTGGCGGTCCTCGGCGCCAAGGGCCGGATCGGTTCCGAGGCGGTACGGGCGGTCGAGGCCGCCGAGGACATGGAGCTGGTGGCCGCCCTCGGCCGGGGCGACAAGCTGGAGACCCTCGCCGAGAACGGCGCCCAGGTCGCGGTGGAGCTGACCACCCCCGCCTCGGTCATGGGCAACCTCGACTTCTGCGTGCGCCACGGCATCCACGCGGTCGTGGGTACGACGGGCTGGACCGACGAGCGCCTCGCGCAGCTGAGGGGCTGGCTCGACCAGTCCCCGGAGACGGGCGTGCTCATCGCGCCGAACTTCTCCATCGGCGCCGTCCTCACCATGAAGTTCGCGCAGATCGCCGCCCCCTACTTCGAGTCCGTCGAGGTCGTCGAGCTGCACCACCCGAACAAGGTGGACGCCCCCAGCGGTACCGCCACCCGCACCGCCCAGCTCATCGCCGAGGCCCGCCGCCGGGCCGGCAGCGCCCCCGCCCCGGACGCCACGGTCACCGCCCTGGACGGCGCCCGCGGCGCGGACGTCGACGGGATCCCGGTGCACGCGGTCCGGCTGCGCGGCCTGCTCGCCCACCAGGAGGTCCTGCTCGGCGGCGAGGGCGAGACCCTCACCGTCCGCCACGACTCCCTGCACCACAGCAGCTTCATGCCGGGCATCCTGCTCGGCGCCCGCCGCGTGGTGACCACTCCCGGCCTGACCTTCGGCCTGGAACACTTCCTCGACCTGAACTGA